The nucleotide window CAGCGCCCGCAGCGCGTCGCCCGTGGCGCTGACCAGGCCGCCAGCGATGCCCAGCAGATCCTCGCCGAAGGTCGTCGGCGGCGTCTCGGCTTCCTCCTCCAGCTCCGCTACGGCATAGGTCTGCCCCAGGGTGCTGACCACCACCTCTTTCGCCACGAAGCCAGTCAGCAGGGCGCCGCTTGTCTCCCAGGCGCCGAAGCCCAGCGGCGTGAAAACCGGCGCGGCGGCGCCCGAAATGGCCGCGAAAGCGCTGTGCTCCACAGGCGTATGGGCGAAGCGGCCCTCGCCCCGCACCGGCAGCGCCAGCAACAACCAGACCACGATGCTCGTCGTCAGGATGATCGTTGAGGCCTTGCGCAGAAACGCCGCCGTGCGCTCCCACATCTGCCGCCAGACGCCCCGCGGCGTCGGCAGACGGTAGGGCGGCAACTCCAGCACGAAGGGCGCGGGAGGCTGATTGCGGAACAGGGTGCGCCGGAGCAGCACGCCTATCAGGATCGCCACCGCGATCCCCGTGAGGTAGAGGCCGAAGATCACCAGTCCGGCCTGGGCGGGAAAGAAGATCGCCGCGATCAGCACGTAGACCGGCAGCCGGGCGCTGCAACTCATAAACGGCACCAGCAACCCGGTGAGGACGCGGTCGCGCCGACTATCGAGAGTGCGGGTAGCATAAATGGCCGGCACCGAGCAGCCGAAGCCGACGATCATCGGCAGGAAGCTCTTGCCATGCAGGCCCAGGGCATGCATCAGCCGGTCCATCACAAAGGCGGCGCGGGCCATGTAGCCCGAGTCCTCCAGCAGGGCCAGGGCGAAGTAGAGGGCGAGCAGCACCGGGACAAAGACCAGCACCCCGCCCACCCCGGCTATCACCCCGTCCACGAGCAGCGACTCGAGCCAGCCGCCCCCCAGGCCCAGCGCGCCCAGCAGGGCGATGGTCCAGGCGCTGACCGGCCCGCTCAGGGTGGCATCGATCCAGTCCACGAAGGGAGCGGCGACATCGGTGGTGAGCTTGAAGACCACCCACATCAGCGCCAGGAAGATGGGGATGCCCAGCCAGCGGTGGGTCACCACCCGGTCAATGCGGTCGGAGAGGGTCAGGGGAGGCGCGGCGGGACGGGTGAGGGCCTGCCCGGCCAGGGCGTGCACGAAGCGGTAGCGCTGATCCACCAGGGCAACGTCGAGGTCCTCGCCGTAATGGGGGGCCAGGCGCTCGCGACTGGCGGCGAGGGCCGCGGCGACCGCCGGCCCGCCCAGACTCTCGGCCTCGGCCAGCAGAGCCTCATCGCCTTCGAGAAGCTGGATGGCGAGCCAGCGAAGCGGGTAACGCTCCGCAAGGGCGGGTATGGCCCGCAGGGCCGCGACCAGACGCTCCAACTCCGTTTCGATAGGCGGCGCATAGCGCAAGGGGACAGCGGGAGAAGCCAGAGGAACGGCGGTCATCGCGCCACCTCCTTGAACGCAGGCTGCGCCGGGCGGATCGAGGCGGCAACCAGATCGCGCAGGGTCGCCTTCAACTCGTCAAGGCCCTGGCCCTTACTGGCAGCCATCACTACCACCGGGGCGCCGAGGGCTGCAGCCAGGGCCTCGGGGTTCAGGCGCAGACCGCGCGCGGCAGCCACGTCGGCCATGTTCAGGGCCAGCACCAGGCGCGCTTCGGCTTCGAGCAACTGGGCGGTCAGATAGAGGTTGCGTTCGAGATTGGCGGCGTCAAGCACGTTGACCACAGCGTCGGGCCGTTCGCGCACGATGAAATCGCGGGCGATCTGTTCCTCCGGCGAACGGGCGGCCAGACTGTAGGTTCCTGGCAGATCAACCACGGTGATCTGATGCTTGCCGAGGATCAGGCGACCCTCTTTGCGCTCCACCGTCTTGCCGGGCCAGTTGCCTACGTGCTGGCGCATACCGGTGAGGGCGTTGAAGACGGTGCTCTTGCCGACGTTGGGATTGCCGGCCAGGGCGATGGTCACCTCACGCATCATGCGGCTCCTCTCCAGTCACGAGAACCATCTGCGCGAGCCCGTAGCTCAGGGCCAGGCGCGTATCGCCGACCGCCACCAGCAGCGCGCCGCCATTGTCGCGCAGCACCGTCACCGTCGTGCCAGGGGTGAGGCCCAGTTCGGCCAGGCGATGCGCGGCGCGCTGGCCGCCCTGGATGGCCACCAGACGCACCGTGGCGCCTTCGCCGGCAAGGGCCAGAGGCAAAGTGGGGATGGACATCAGGCAGGCTCCACGACAACCAGCCGGGCCTCCTCCTTGCGAAGCGAGAGCCGGTAGCCTTTCACGGTCACTTCGATCGGATCGCCCAGGGGGGCGACTGCGGTCAGTGTCACGTGCTCGCCGGGCACCAGACCCATCGCCAGCAGCCGGCGACGAAACTCGCGATCGCCCCCCAGCCGGCGAACTACGGCGTTCTGGTTCCGGGCAAGCCGGTCAAGGGTCACTTCAGAGACGCTCATAGGATAGCGACCAATCTTTGGGTAAACCTTAACAGCAGGTATACCAGAGCGAGTCCCAGCCTCTCAAGTAACGCCGGGGCAACTTCAGGTAGAGAAATGAAAACCCATCCCGGCGCGAAAAGGCGCTTGACAGGGCGGAAACGGCGGCGTATGCTGGCCCCGACAAGGAATTTAGGGTAAACCTGAAATCAGTGGTTGGTTGGGTCAGGTAAGGCGGGACGGCAGGACGACCCCGGCAGGGCGATCGTGATAAGGATTAAGAATTGAATCCGGCATACCACATACCACGCTTATCCTTGCGACGGCATCGCTCGCTAAAGCCCTCGCTCAGGACATGGATGCCCCGCGGAGGCTTTCATGAACTCAGCAAGGGCTTATGAAGATGAATATAAAGCAGTATTCGCCGTATAGCCCGGCGGCTGAAGCCGCGGGCTACCGATGCGAAGCTCGCCTTCGCGGGCTATACCGGATTAAATTCTTAACCTTCATTAGCCCGCAGCGTTGGGCGATACCAGATGTAATTCTTAACGATCATGAAAGTTGCCCTGCCAGGGTTGCCAGGATCGCCCTGCCAGGTCGCCCTGATATGGTACAGACCCTATGAGCGAAAGCGTCGAAATGTACCTGGTGATGACGGCGCTGTCACGCCGGGCGCCGGACCAGCCGGTGGCGGTGTCGCATCTGGCAAGCCGGCTGGGAGTGACGCAAGTCTCGGCGATCGAGATGTGCCACAAGTTGAGCGAGCGGGGGCTGATGCACTATCAGCCCTACAAGGGGGTCACCTTAACTGAGGCGGGGGAGGCGCAGGCCCAGGCGATCCTCTCGCGCCGGCGCCTGTGGGTGATCTTTCTGGTGGAGAATCTGGGCATCGCCCCCGAGGAGGCCGACGACCTGGCCTGCCAGCTCGAGCACATCACCTCGGAGCGGCTGGTGACGGCCCTGAAAGCCTTTCTGGAGCGCGCGCCGGCGTCCGGGTCAGAATGGGAGGCGGCGGGCGAGCCCGAGGCGCGCCCGCTGGACGCCTGCGCGGCAGGGGCGCGGGGCCGCCTTGCCGCCCTCGGCGTGCCGCCGGCTGCCGAGGCGTTTCTGCGGGGCCAGGGCCTGGCGCCGGGCGTTGAGGTCGAGGTGCAGGCGATCGGGGCCGACGGCGCGGTGCTCCTGGCGGTCGAGGGGCGTCCGGTTGCGCTCGCGCCGGCCCTGGCCGCGGGCATTACCCTTGCCGCAGCGCCCCGCTCGCAGACGCGGCAGGAAGCCTGGGCCCGTTGCAGCGCCTTCTGGGCGTGCCTGCGGGGCGAAGCCCGTGCCTGCGCCCCCGGCGCGCCAGATTAGCGCACTGAGCGGAATGCTTGATGCACCAGGACGCTGAGCGATTCCAGATGGGCAGAAAAGCCAAAAGCCGCCCCCAACCTGTGGGTAATGCACAGGCATATACCACCGGGGGGACAGGAAAAGCGCCAGCAACTGCAGAGAAATGGTGCCAAGGGCCGGATTTGAACCGGCGACCCTCGCATTTTCAGTGCGATGCTCTACCGGCTGAGCTACCTTGGCGCACCGGCGAACGAGGATGAACTGGTGGGCGATGACGGGATCGAACCGCCGACACCCTCGGTGTAAGCGAGGTGCTCTACCGCTGAGCTAATCGCCCGACCGCCCGTGGTGCCCAGGAAGGGATTTGAACCCTTACGACCGTGGTTAGGTCACTAGGCCCTCAACCTAGCGCGTCTGCCAATTCCGCCACCTGGGCGTGATCCTCGATTGATTATACGTCGCCGGGGGCGGCTTGTCAAACGGCCAGCTCGGCCCGCAGGGCGTCGAGCTCGGAGGCAAGGGAACGGCGGAGCGCGGCCCGGCTTTCCGCGGGCAGGAAGCTGGCGGTGGCGGCCGTAAGCACGGCGGCGCAGAGGTCGTCGGCGGTGAAGCCGAAGTGGATGGCGGCGCGGCGGTACTCCTCGGTCAGGGTAGTGTGGAAGAAGGTCGGGTCGTCGGAGTTGATGGTCAGCGGCACGCCAGCGGCGCGGAGGCGCGGCAGGGGGTGGGTCTCCCAGGAGGGCACCGCACCGGTGAGCAGGTTGCTGGTAGGGCAGATATCGAGCACCACGCCGCGTTCGCGGAGGGTGACGACAAGCTCCGGGTCGTCCACGGCGCGAATGCCGTGGCCCAGGCGCGTAATGCCCAGGGCATTGATCGCCCCCCATACGCTGGCCGGACCGACCACCTCGCCGGCATGCGCCATCAAGCCAAGACCGGCGGCGCGAGCGGCGGCAAAGAGGGGAGCGAAGGGTTCGGGGGGATGGCCAATCTCATTCCCGCCGATGGACCAGCCGACCACGCCGCGCGGCCGCATAGCGCGGGCTACTTCAAGCACGGGCCATGCCGGCTCGGTGCCATAGCCGCGCCCGTAGTCGAGCACCAGCCGCACCTGGGCGCCACCGTCGCGCTCCACGCGGGCAAAGCCGGCCATGGCCCCTTCAATGGCCTCGCGCAGATCCACTCCGCGGTTGATATGCTGCATTGGCGAGATCATCACCTCGGCGTAGCGCACCTGCTGCTCGCTCAGGTCAAGACCGAGTTCGTAGGCCAGGCGCTCAAAGTCTTCGCCGTAGACAATGGCGCGGGCCAGGTCCATGAACACAGCGAGGAACTCGCCGAAATCGCGGTAGCGGAACAGGGCGGCTACATCGGCCTCGCTGCGCGCGCCGAGGTTCAGCCCGTTGCGCCGGGCGAGTTCGAGCAGCGTCCGGGGTGTAACGGCGCCTTCGAGATGGAGGTGGAGTTCGACCTTGGGCATGCGCCGGATGAACTGCTCGAGCTGGAGAGGAAGGACGCTCGGCATTTCTCAGGCAATACCCGACGCCTTGAGCCGTTCGGCGTTGTCATGAACAATCAAGGCGTCAATAATCCGGCTCAAATCGCCATCGAGGATGGCGGGCAGATTGGAGAAGTTCTGCCCGATGCGATGGTCGGTCACGCGATCCTGGGGGAAGTTGTAGGTGCGGATCTTCTCGGCGCGCTCGCCGGCGCCCACCTGGGCCAGGCGCGAGGTTCCCAGTTCGCGTTCTTTCTTCTCCTGCTCGCGAGCGTAGAGCCGGGCGCGCAGCACGGTCATAGCCTTCTCTTTGTTCTTAATCTGCGAACGCCCATCCTGGCAGGTGACGACAATCTCATCGGGGGTGCCGGGCCGGTACACCAGACGCACAGCCGAGTCGGTAGTATTGACGCCCTGCCCGCCGTGCCC belongs to Chloroflexaceae bacterium and includes:
- the feoB gene encoding ferrous iron transport protein B; this encodes MTAVPLASPAVPLRYAPPIETELERLVAALRAIPALAERYPLRWLAIQLLEGDEALLAEAESLGGPAVAAALAASRERLAPHYGEDLDVALVDQRYRFVHALAGQALTRPAAPPLTLSDRIDRVVTHRWLGIPIFLALMWVVFKLTTDVAAPFVDWIDATLSGPVSAWTIALLGALGLGGGWLESLLVDGVIAGVGGVLVFVPVLLALYFALALLEDSGYMARAAFVMDRLMHALGLHGKSFLPMIVGFGCSVPAIYATRTLDSRRDRVLTGLLVPFMSCSARLPVYVLIAAIFFPAQAGLVIFGLYLTGIAVAILIGVLLRRTLFRNQPPAPFVLELPPYRLPTPRGVWRQMWERTAAFLRKASTIILTTSIVVWLLLALPVRGEGRFAHTPVEHSAFAAISGAAAPVFTPLGFGAWETSGALLTGFVAKEVVVSTLGQTYAVAELEEEAETPPTTFGEDLLGIAGGLVSATGDALRALPGVIGVDLEAPEEEEEMAPEGLAAAVRAGFEASSAGHGAAAALAFLVFVLLYTPCMTTVAAARHEFGSRWMWVSIIGQFVVAWLAALLVFQGGRLLGW
- a CDS encoding 50S ribosome-binding GTPase, giving the protein MREVTIALAGNPNVGKSTVFNALTGMRQHVGNWPGKTVERKEGRLILGKHQITVVDLPGTYSLAARSPEEQIARDFIVRERPDAVVNVLDAANLERNLYLTAQLLEAEARLVLALNMADVAAARGLRLNPEALAAALGAPVVVMAASKGQGLDELKATLRDLVAASIRPAQPAFKEVAR
- a CDS encoding ferrous iron transport protein A, with product MSIPTLPLALAGEGATVRLVAIQGGQRAAHRLAELGLTPGTTVTVLRDNGGALLVAVGDTRLALSYGLAQMVLVTGEEPHDA
- a CDS encoding ferrous iron transport protein A, producing MSVSEVTLDRLARNQNAVVRRLGGDREFRRRLLAMGLVPGEHVTLTAVAPLGDPIEVTVKGYRLSLRKEEARLVVVEPA
- a CDS encoding metal-dependent transcriptional regulator, which codes for MSESVEMYLVMTALSRRAPDQPVAVSHLASRLGVTQVSAIEMCHKLSERGLMHYQPYKGVTLTEAGEAQAQAILSRRRLWVIFLVENLGIAPEEADDLACQLEHITSERLVTALKAFLERAPASGSEWEAAGEPEARPLDACAAGARGRLAALGVPPAAEAFLRGQGLAPGVEVEVQAIGADGAVLLAVEGRPVALAPALAAGITLAAAPRSQTRQEAWARCSAFWACLRGEARACAPGAPD
- the add gene encoding adenosine deaminase → MPSVLPLQLEQFIRRMPKVELHLHLEGAVTPRTLLELARRNGLNLGARSEADVAALFRYRDFGEFLAVFMDLARAIVYGEDFERLAYELGLDLSEQQVRYAEVMISPMQHINRGVDLREAIEGAMAGFARVERDGGAQVRLVLDYGRGYGTEPAWPVLEVARAMRPRGVVGWSIGGNEIGHPPEPFAPLFAAARAAGLGLMAHAGEVVGPASVWGAINALGITRLGHGIRAVDDPELVVTLRERGVVLDICPTSNLLTGAVPSWETHPLPRLRAAGVPLTINSDDPTFFHTTLTEEYRRAAIHFGFTADDLCAAVLTAATASFLPAESRAALRRSLASELDALRAELAV